Below is a window of Cydia strobilella chromosome 8, ilCydStro3.1, whole genome shotgun sequence DNA.
tagagcagagcccaactggggaggtacctccaccttacagaaaaccgcagccaaataacactagaccctatgTTCGCGACGCAAAATACTATTTCATTAACCGCGTCAATGAATGTGTAAGAGCTGAGAGAGGTGCGGGGAGCCGGGGTGCATCTATGCATTTCCGAACAAACCCGATTTTGGTTCCGAACTAGATTCCGCGCCAGCCGCACGTCTCTTGCGctcattttttttgtgtgtgtacctactttcgattttaaattcaaataatatagTTTTGTGCATAATTTCGGACTTTTCACTTGTGTTTTGACTCCCAGCCGTTACAAAAGCTGGTCTTCGAGCCGGATCGTTAATGTTCCATACGCCTAAGATGTCAAATGTTAAAACACGCCGTGTTGCTAAGCGAGAACTGTTGGAATTGGAGGGTACCTCTAACAAAGAAGCGACCGGTACCGATAAGCCGCAGGATACTGAAgctaaagaagaaaaaaatgaacCTTCGACTTCACCAAAGCGGATTTTGGATACGACATCAGTGATCGCGAGTACCGTCAAGACAGAAAAGACTCGCAAATCTGAGCGCGCGGTTAGTATGTCGAAAACAAAGAAATCTTCGGTATCTTCTGTAGAAGCGCGCAGAAAGAAGCTGGAACTAGAAGCCGTGGAACAGAAAGCACGAATTAGAATGGAGTTGATCGACAAGCGATTGGAAGCCGAGATAGCGGAATTAAATAACGATTACAGTCCACATTCATCGGAGGCCGCCAGTATAGTTTCCAAACGCAGTGAGGTTGCTAAATGGGTGGAGCGAAGTCAGCAAGAATTGGAGTCACGGCCAGTCACTGAACGGAACGAGGGTCTCGAGGGGCCAGGCTTGCCGTGCCCGCTAGCGTTACAGAACGACGCTAGCACCGACGGTCCAATTCACCAGCTCGCTAACGTACTCAAAGATTTCCTCACAACTagcatctctgaaaaacaaaactCCAAGCTCCTAAGTCGTATCAGTACACCCAAGGACCTACCACTGTTCACTGGTGACGCAATGGAATGGCTACAGTTCAAAATGGCATACGAAGAATCAACTCGATTGTGCCAATTTAGTGATTCCGAGAACTTGTGGCGGCTACGAAAATGTCTCCGTGGCGCAGCTAAAGATGCAGTCCAGGCGTTACTCATCACGGCTACTTCTCCCGAAGTACTTATGTCTACGCTCGAGCTACAGTTTGGCAACCCAGATATTATATTGCACCGTataaaacaagaaataaaaaaattaagttcagTGGCTCCAGAGTACCATAAAGACATTGTtatgttttcaaataaaattaaaaattacgttGCCGCCGTACTCGCACTTAACCGTGAAAATCACCTAGAAGACTCGAGTGTAATCACAGTTGTGTTATCTAAACTGCCTACTATTCTTTTGTCTAAATGGGCGGACTACCGGTACTCACACAACACGGCGAGCACCACGACTAGACTCGATCAACTATCGGATTTCCTCAACGAAGAAGCTATTAAAATATCACAGTGCAGTGTTATGTTAATTAATGCTCCAAGAGACAATTTTAAGCGTAAATACACGGACAATAATATCAACGCTAAGACTATACTACTACAAAGTGAACAAAGTTATACTAAGTGTCGTTATTGTCACGGATCTAATCACAATCTCACAGACtgtaagaaatttaaaaaatcactaCGAAAAGATCGCTGGAGCTACGTAAAACGGTCTGGACTTTGTTACAAGTGCCTATTACGTCATCACGATAAACAGATGTGCCCGGCGCCGGCGTGTGATATTGATAACTGCGGCGAAACGCATCACCGCTTATTGCATTTCGTTCCGAATAATCGTGGTACATCAAGCGACAACCCCGTGGTAGAAGAACCGCCCGAGACGGAAAATACCGAAACTCAAGTCGTTACTCGTATTGACTGTACCTCCGAGAGTGTTGTGTTAGTAAAAGTCGTGCCAATAAGTGTACACGGACCTAATGGAACAATTATAAACACGACCGCGGTCCTTGACGACGGTACTAGTGTGTCGATGATAACAGCGGGTCTGGCCGCGCGGGCCGGGCTGCAGGGACGACGCAAGTACATGCATGCGCGTGGTGCATGGAACAATGCCGAGTTATCGTGCGAAACGCAGCTGATAGATAACATTACGGTGTCTAATtgtgacaaaaaactgtttacgtTGAGCGCGCGCAGTGTGAATGAACTTGATTTACCTACACAAAATATGAACTTAGTTAATTGTGAAAAGTTCGCGCATGtgcaaaagtataaaaaatatttaagtaacggACAGTATAAAAAACCGGAAATACTAATCGGTCAAGATAATTACCATTTGATTTTACCGTTAGAAATCATAGGTGGGAGTACATACGACGAACCATATGTGACTCGTACTCCGCTGGGCTACTGTTTACACGGCAGGGTACCCTctggtgtgacgtcatcacACCGCGCACTGTTTACAACCCTGCATTTAACTACTTATGACGACGATGCTGACGTCACCGAGAACAACCGGTTGCTTAATGAACTACACGAGAAGGTTCGCCGTAACTTTGCAGTGGATTCTATGGGAATTTCTACTAAACCGCGGCTGAATAGCGAAGATGAACGCGCTCGTGAACTGCTGGAGCAAACTTCTACTCTCGTTGACGGCAAGTGGCACGTCGGCTTGCCCTGGAAGGACGTGAACTGTGTCATGCCCGACTCATTTCCCCTTGCGATGTCACGCTTAAAAAATGTCGAGCACAAGATGTCAAAGAATAGCGCATTCAAACAGAGATATATGGAACGTTTCGAACACTTATTCGAAAATAATTATGCGCACGAACTACTCGACACTCAAGTTACGCCAAAGACGTGGTACTTAGGACATTTTGGAGTAGATAATCCAAATAAGTCAAAACTCCGGCTAGTATTCGATGGCGCAGCTACCACGAACGGTTTTTCGCTAAACGACTATTTACTAAAAGGCCCCGACCTACTCATGTCTCTCTTCGGCATAATGCTCAGATTCCGCGAGCACCCTATCGCCATATCTGGGGACATAAAGGACATGTTTCTGCGAATAAAAATAAGATCCGAAGATCAGAATGCTTTCCGATTCTTATACAGAAAAGAACCCGAAGAACCCGTGAGAACGTATGTGATGTCGTCCTTAGTATTTGGAGCCTGCTGCTCGCCATTTATTGcccaatttatcaaaaacaagaATGCTCAACGCTTCGAGTCATCATATCCATCAGCGACGGAAGCTATATATAAGCAACATTATATGGATGACTGGATTGACAGCGTGCCAGATGAAGAAACAGCTATCAAGTTGATACGTGAAGTAAAAATGATCCATAAACAGGGAAACTTTGAAATACGCAACTTTATGTGCAACAGCCCAGCGGTACTCGATAGCCTACCAAAAGAAGCCCTAGGTGAGACGGCCGTAAAGTTCAAAACCGGCGAGCATTACGACGGCGAGCGAACTCTCGGCCT
It encodes the following:
- the LOC134743720 gene encoding uncharacterized protein LOC134743720, with amino-acid sequence MFHTPKMSNVKTRRVAKRELLELEGTSNKEATGTDKPQDTEAKEEKNEPSTSPKRILDTTSVIASTVKTEKTRKSERAVSMSKTKKSSVSSVEARRKKLELEAVEQKARIRMELIDKRLEAEIAELNNDYSPHSSEAASIVSKRSEVAKWVERSQQELESRPVTERNEGLEGPGLPCPLALQNDASTDGPIHQLANVLKDFLTTSISEKQNSKLLSRISTPKDLPLFTGDAMEWLQFKMAYEESTRLCQFSDSENLWRLRKCLRGAAKDAVQALLITATSPEVLMSTLELQFGNPDIILHRIKQEIKKLSSVAPEYHKDIVMFSNKIKNYVAAVLALNRENHLEDSSVITVVLSKLPTILLSKWADYRYSHNTASTTTRLDQLSDFLNEEAIKISQCSVMLINAPRDNFKRKYTDNNINAKTILLQSEQSYTKCRYCHGSNHNLTDCKKFKKSLRKDRWSYVKRSGLCYKCLLRHHDKQMCPAPACDIDNCGETHHRLLHFVPNNRGTSSDNPVVEEPPETENTETQVVTRIDCTSESVVLVKVVPISVHGPNGTIINTTAVLDDGTSVSMITAGLAARAGLQGRRKYMHARGAWNNAELSCETQLIDNITVSNCDKKLFTLSARSVNELDLPTQNMNLVNCEKFAHVQKYKKYLSNGQYKKPEILIGQDNYHLILPLEIIGGSTYDEPYVTRTPLGYCLHGRVPSGVTSSHRALFTTLHLTTYDDDADVTENNRLLNELHEKVRRNFAVDSMGISTKPRLNSEDERARELLEQTSTLVDGKWHVGLPWKDVNCVMPDSFPLAMSRLKNVEHKMSKNSAFKQRYMERFEHLFENNYAHELLDTQVTPKTWYLGHFGVDNPNKSKLRLVFDGAATTNGFSLNDYLLKGPDLLMSLFGIMLRFREHPIAISGDIKDMFLRIKIRSEDQNAFRFLYRKEPEEPVRTYVMSSLVFGACCSPFIAQFIKNKNAQRFESSYPSATEAIYKQHYMDDWIDSVPDEETAIKLIREVKMIHKQGNFEIRNFMCNSPAVLDSLPKEALGETAVKFKTGEHYDGERTLGLLWRPDDDTLGFDVSFKKIPESIINGQQRPTKRAMLRVVMSIFDVYGFLSPITIIGKLIIRDTWRLNISWDQGVPDDIYDEWCKWTNLLKSLENVRLPRYYNDAAATSPASVTHTEQLLGGDAPGPALSLSAPAPPLQLNENNKYTNLQLHLFCDSSSIAMCAVAYWRWECNGLIHVAFIASRSRVMPNKTLSIPRAELQAAVLSARLADTITKEHKIKAERRTFWSDSSCTLHWIRNAARTYKPYIAHRLGEIDEMTLISEWRYVPTKLNIADLGTRKNYDCCILENEWLHGPTFLRRDECDWPTDVLNPEIKNTADLECVNIIQNNEIDLPVPDPTRFSSWLRLLRSTNMVLTFINKCRKHTVEKDVTMERAESLILRTSQAESFGQEVSDLKQGKHINKNSKILTLSPFLDEYGVLRAAGRIDEAADVSPAMRRPAILDGQNYTARLIVKHYHTSAAHGYQELVVNNIKQKYWITKLRPTVKNVVSKCMTCRLKKCKPEIPRMGDLPSARLAHHQRPFTFCGVDLFGPMEVTIGRRREKRYGVLFTCLTVRAIHLETVASLTSDSFIMALRRMAARRGWPQQLFSDNGTNLRGADTELRRSIQELDEEKLKDGAMNHGAKWTFIPPASPHWGGAWERLIRSVKVSLKTILKERAPREETLNSLLAEVESIVNSRPLTHVSVEPNSQETLTPNHFLVGTSSNLPHMGAFDGSELFLRKQWRIAQLLADQYWKRWVREVLPDLVPRKKWQAEQRPLQVGDLVLIVDPDGPRNVWPRGLVQEVIPGRDGRVRMVRIKTRTGILTRSATRVAHLPIGDECC